One genomic segment of Methanomassiliicoccales archaeon includes these proteins:
- a CDS encoding elongation factor 1-alpha, with product SVITVGYTPVFHCHTAQVACTFIELQKKLDPKTGQVKEENPQFLKAGDAAIVKIQPTKPLVIERAKDFPQLGRFAIRDMGQTVAAGMCIEVEKREMT from the coding sequence TCGGTCATCACGGTGGGGTACACTCCAGTCTTCCACTGCCACACCGCCCAGGTCGCATGCACCTTCATCGAGTTGCAGAAGAAGCTAGATCCCAAGACTGGTCAAGTCAAGGAAGAGAATCCCCAATTCCTGAAGGCGGGTGATGCGGCTATAGTGAAGATACAGCCTACCAAGCCCTTGGTAATTGAAAGGGCTAAGGACTTCCCGCAATTGGGAAGGTTTGCCATCCGAGACATGGGTCAGACCGTGGCGGCTGGTATGTGCATCGAGGTGGAAAAGAGGGAGATGACCTAA